GTTGATGCTGCAGACCTGGCTGCACTCTCTGGGGAGTAACAGGGGCAGTGGCGGATGTAGCCTTAGTGTCTCCTTTATCACACACTTGAGATACTTGAGTTGGTCGAAGCGAGCTTCGTCCACACATCCCTTGTCCTTGAAAACACGTCTCACTTCGCCCTGCACGCGTTTCAGGACTCGTGTGTGTCTCATCATCTCCGTCATTGCCCAAGCCACCGTTGCTGCTGACGTCTCACTTCCTGCGCTGAAAACATCCTGTTGCAAGAGAATGTTAATTCTGTAATTGGTTTAGACATGGACTCTTTTCTCCATGAGACCAGAAAGCTTACGAGGATAACAGCCTTGATGTTGTCAGTGGTAAGGGGAAGTTCATGTCCACTCTCTTGAAACCTCAGCAGAACATCAACTAGGTCGTCTTGTCTTGTGCTAGAGTTGACAGTTTCTGCAGTTTTGTCTAATTTGTGCTGATTAATGATGTTTTCAAGAATCTTGTCCACATGGCGATGCAGCTTCGTCAATCTCCACCTGGTTGGGCTCATCGCTTGAAGCAATCTAACAGTGGGATACACATCAGCAAGATCAAAACCAGACGCCATTTCGATGCCTTGTTGAACTAACGAAACAAACGCTTCTTGCCCCTTGGTGTTCTTCATGCCAAACGCCGCCCTCGAAGTGAAGCCGTAGGCGGAGGCGTAAGTTTCGGCCGTCAGGTTAACCGGTGATCCAGCGCGTGAAGCTATGGATCGGGTGAGAATCAGAATCTCTTCCTGCCTCAGCGACTGGAACGACTGGACGCGCTTGGCGCTCAGGAGCTCGAGCGTGCAGATCTTGCGGAGCTGCCTCCAGTAGTTGCCGTATGGGGCGAACGCCACGTCCGTGCAGTCGTACGACATGATCTTGAGGGCCAGCAGCTGGGGGCGGGAGGCGAAGGTGAGGTCGTGCGTTTTCATGACTTGCTTGGCGGCGTCGGAGGAGGAGACGATGATGGTGGGGACTTGGCCTAGTCTGAGATACATGAGTGGTCCGTATTTGGTGGAGAGATCTCTGAGAGCAATGTGTGGGAGAGAGCCAAAGAGAAGGTGCATGTC
This genomic interval from Salvia miltiorrhiza cultivar Shanhuang (shh) unplaced genomic scaffold, IMPLAD_Smil_shh fragScaff_scaffold_8_1, whole genome shotgun sequence contains the following:
- the LOC131003185 gene encoding premnaspirodiene oxygenase-like — protein: MKLEYLVYLSLFILLLLKLRKSSKQNKNILFPLPPGPWKLPLIGDMHLLFGSLPHIALRDLSTKYGPLMYLRLGQVPTIIVSSSDAAKQVMKTHDLTFASRPQLLALKIMSYDCTDVAFAPYGNYWRQLRKICTLELLSAKRVQSFQSLRQEEILILTRSIASRAGSPVNLTAETYASAYGFTSRAAFGMKNTKGQEAFVSLVQQGIEMASGFDLADVYPTVRLLQAMSPTRWRLTKLHRHVDKILENIINQHKLDKTAETVNSSTRQDDLVDVLLRFQESGHELPLTTDNIKAVILDVFSAGSETSAATVAWAMTEMMRHTRVLKRVQGEVRRVFKDKGCVDEARFDQLKYLKCVIKETLRLHPPLPLLLPRECSQVCSINGYQIPLKARIMVNAWAIGRDPKQWDDAESFVPERFLDALIDFKGNNFEFIPFGAGRRICPGITFGLANVELQLATFLYHFDWSLPDGIEPHQLAMTETFGATVRRKDDLLAVPTIKIPLPFL